The following coding sequences are from one Frigoribacterium sp. Leaf415 window:
- the rplD gene encoding 50S ribosomal protein L4, producing the protein MATTTASATSVDVVDAKGQKTSTVELPVELFDVVTNVPLIHQVVVAQQAAARQGTHKTKRRGEVSGAGRKPFKQKGTGRARQGSIRAPQMTGGGIVHGPQPRDYAQRTPKKMIAAALLGALSDRARGARVHVVESFVADSISTKVALDLLASIASSKHVLVVTDRDDTLTLKSVRNVPTVHVITFDQLNAYDVLVSDDIVFTKSAFDGFVASKTKKEATA; encoded by the coding sequence ATGGCCACCACTACCGCATCGGCCACCTCGGTCGACGTCGTCGACGCCAAGGGCCAGAAGACCAGCACGGTCGAGCTCCCCGTCGAGCTGTTCGACGTCGTCACGAACGTCCCGCTCATCCACCAGGTCGTCGTCGCCCAGCAGGCCGCCGCTCGTCAGGGCACGCACAAGACCAAGCGTCGCGGCGAGGTCTCCGGCGCCGGCCGCAAGCCGTTCAAGCAGAAGGGCACCGGCCGCGCCCGTCAGGGTTCGATCCGCGCTCCTCAGATGACCGGCGGTGGCATCGTCCACGGTCCGCAGCCCCGCGACTACGCCCAGCGCACCCCCAAGAAGATGATCGCCGCAGCCCTGCTCGGTGCGTTGTCCGACCGCGCTCGTGGCGCCCGCGTCCACGTCGTCGAGAGCTTCGTCGCCGACTCGATCTCGACCAAGGTCGCCCTCGACCTGCTCGCGTCGATCGCCTCGAGCAAGCACGTCCTGGTCGTCACCGACCGCGACGACACGCTGACCCTCAAGAGCGTCCGCAACGTGCCCACGGTCCACGTGATCACGTTCGACCAGCTGAACGCCTACGACGTCCTCGTCAGCGACGACATCGTCTTCACGAAGAGCGCCTTCGACGGCTTCGTCGCCTCGAAGACCAAGAAGGAGGCCACCGCATGA
- a CDS encoding prepilin peptidase translates to MIAAPWITAVLVAGGFGLLIGSFLNVVVYRVPAGISIARPASACPSCSTPIRRRDNVPVVSWLALGGKCRDCRTSISARYPIVELATGLFFVLVAARLWPLVDVPTEALPLVSRLLALVAFLWLAGVSVALAVIDLEHHRLPNAIVLPSYAVGGALLAASSILVGDWPALVRAAIGLASLFAFYLIAALSYPGGMGFGDVKLAGLLGLYLAWLGWGEFAVGAFAAFLLGGLFAIVLLVTRRVQRTGGIPFGPWMLAGTWVGVFAGGTVATAYLTLLGLA, encoded by the coding sequence GTGATCGCGGCCCCGTGGATCACCGCCGTCCTGGTGGCTGGTGGTTTCGGTCTGCTCATCGGCTCGTTCCTCAACGTCGTCGTGTACCGCGTCCCCGCGGGGATCTCGATCGCGCGACCCGCGAGCGCCTGCCCGAGCTGCTCGACGCCGATCCGCCGCCGTGACAACGTGCCCGTGGTCAGCTGGCTCGCCCTCGGCGGGAAGTGCCGCGACTGCCGCACGTCCATCTCGGCCCGGTACCCGATCGTCGAACTGGCCACCGGCCTGTTCTTCGTGCTCGTCGCCGCCCGGCTGTGGCCGCTCGTCGACGTCCCGACCGAGGCGCTGCCGCTCGTGTCGCGCCTCCTGGCGCTCGTCGCGTTCCTCTGGCTGGCCGGCGTCAGCGTCGCGCTCGCCGTGATCGACCTCGAGCACCACCGACTGCCGAACGCGATCGTCCTGCCGTCCTACGCGGTCGGGGGCGCGCTCCTGGCGGCCTCGAGCATCCTCGTGGGGGACTGGCCGGCGCTCGTCCGCGCCGCCATCGGCCTGGCCTCCCTCTTCGCCTTCTACCTGATCGCCGCCCTGTCGTACCCGGGCGGCATGGGCTTCGGTGACGTGAAGTTGGCCGGCCTGCTCGGCCTGTACCTGGCCTGGCTCGGCTGGGGCGAGTTCGCCGTGGGCGCCTTCGCGGCCTTCCTGCTGGGCGGCCTCTTCGCGATCGTCCTCCTCGTCACCCGGCGCGTGCAGCGCACGGGCGGCATCCCCTTCGGCCCCTGGATGCTCGCGGGCACCTGGGTCGGCGTCTTCGCCGGCGGCACCGTCGCCACGGCGTACCTCACCCTCCTCGGCCTGGCATGA
- the fusA gene encoding elongation factor G, with protein sequence MAQDVLTDLNKVRNIGIMAHIDAGKTTTTERILYYTGITHKIGEVHDGAATMDWMAQEQERGITITSAATTCFWNKNQINIIDTPGHVDFTVEVERSLRVLDGAVAVFDGKEGVEPQSETVWRQADKYDVPRICFVNKMDKLGADFYFTVDTIINRLGAKPLVMQLPIGAESSFEGVVDLVEMRALTWRGDAKGDVELGAKYEIEEIPEDLKEKAAEYRAKLLETVAESDDVLLEKYFGGEELTIAEIKGAVRKMTVNSELYPIFCGSAFKNRGVQPMLDAVIDYLPSPLDVPPMEGHDVRDAEKIIIRKPESTEPFSALAFKVAVHPFFGRLTYVRVYSGSIESGAQVINSTKDKKERIGKIFQMHSNKENPVDSVTAGHIYAVIGLKFTTTGDTLCDPSDQIVLESMTFPEPVIEVAIEPKTKADQEKLSLAIQKLAEEDPTFRVELNAETGQTVIKGMGELHLDILVDRMKREFNVEANVGKPQVAYRETLKKGIERYDYTHKKQTGGSGQFAKVQIALEPFEVTAESTYEFVNKVTGGRIPREYIPSVDAGIQDAMQVGVLAGYPTVGVRALLLDGAAHDVDSSEMAFKIAGSIAYKEAARKAQPVLLEPLMAVEVRTPEEYMGDVIGDLSSRRGQISSMEDASGVKVVRASVPLSEMFGYVGDLRSKTSGRAVYSMTFESYQEVPSAVAEEIIQKNKGE encoded by the coding sequence GTGGCACAAGATGTGCTCACCGACCTGAACAAGGTCCGCAACATCGGCATCATGGCTCACATCGATGCTGGCAAGACGACGACCACCGAGCGCATCCTGTACTACACGGGCATCACCCACAAGATCGGTGAGGTCCACGACGGTGCGGCCACGATGGACTGGATGGCGCAAGAGCAAGAGCGCGGCATCACCATCACCTCGGCTGCGACGACCTGTTTCTGGAACAAGAACCAGATCAACATCATCGACACCCCGGGCCACGTCGACTTCACGGTCGAGGTCGAGCGTTCCCTCCGCGTGCTCGACGGTGCCGTCGCCGTCTTCGACGGCAAAGAGGGCGTCGAGCCCCAGTCCGAGACCGTCTGGCGTCAGGCCGACAAGTACGACGTGCCGCGCATCTGCTTCGTCAACAAGATGGACAAGCTCGGAGCCGACTTCTACTTCACGGTCGACACGATCATCAACCGCCTCGGCGCCAAGCCGCTGGTGATGCAGCTCCCGATCGGTGCCGAGAGCTCCTTCGAGGGCGTCGTCGACCTGGTCGAGATGCGTGCCCTCACGTGGCGCGGCGACGCCAAGGGTGACGTCGAGCTGGGCGCGAAGTACGAGATCGAAGAGATCCCCGAAGACCTCAAGGAGAAGGCGGCCGAGTACCGCGCCAAGCTCCTCGAGACGGTCGCCGAGTCCGACGACGTGCTGCTCGAGAAGTACTTCGGTGGCGAAGAGCTCACGATCGCCGAGATCAAGGGCGCCGTCCGCAAGATGACGGTCAACTCCGAGCTCTACCCGATCTTCTGTGGTTCGGCCTTCAAGAACCGCGGCGTGCAGCCGATGCTCGACGCGGTCATCGACTACCTGCCCTCGCCGCTCGACGTGCCTCCGATGGAGGGCCACGACGTCCGCGACGCCGAGAAGATCATCATCCGCAAGCCCGAGTCGACCGAGCCCTTCTCGGCTCTCGCCTTCAAGGTCGCGGTGCACCCCTTCTTCGGTCGTCTCACCTACGTCCGCGTCTACTCGGGTTCGATCGAGTCCGGCGCCCAGGTCATCAACTCGACCAAGGACAAGAAAGAGCGCATCGGCAAGATCTTCCAGATGCACTCCAACAAGGAGAACCCGGTCGACAGCGTGACCGCCGGTCACATCTACGCCGTCATCGGGCTCAAGTTCACCACCACCGGTGACACCCTGTGCGACCCGTCCGACCAGATCGTCCTCGAGTCGATGACGTTCCCCGAGCCCGTCATCGAGGTCGCGATCGAGCCGAAGACGAAGGCCGACCAAGAGAAGCTGTCGCTGGCCATCCAGAAGCTCGCCGAAGAGGACCCGACGTTCCGCGTCGAGCTCAACGCCGAGACGGGCCAGACGGTCATCAAGGGCATGGGCGAGCTCCACCTCGACATCCTGGTCGACCGCATGAAGCGCGAGTTCAACGTCGAGGCCAACGTGGGCAAGCCCCAGGTCGCGTACCGCGAGACCCTCAAGAAGGGCATCGAGCGCTACGACTACACCCACAAGAAGCAGACCGGTGGTTCGGGTCAGTTCGCCAAGGTGCAGATCGCTCTCGAGCCCTTCGAGGTCACGGCCGAGTCGACCTACGAGTTCGTCAACAAGGTCACCGGTGGCCGCATCCCCCGCGAGTACATCCCCTCGGTCGATGCCGGCATCCAGGACGCCATGCAGGTCGGCGTGCTCGCCGGCTACCCGACGGTGGGCGTCCGCGCGCTGCTTCTCGACGGCGCGGCGCACGACGTCGACTCGTCCGAGATGGCGTTCAAGATCGCTGGGTCGATCGCCTACAAAGAGGCGGCTCGCAAGGCCCAGCCCGTTCTCCTCGAGCCGCTCATGGCGGTCGAGGTCCGTACGCCCGAGGAATACATGGGCGACGTCATCGGCGACCTCAGCTCGCGACGCGGGCAGATTTCGTCGATGGAAGACGCCAGTGGTGTGAAGGTCGTTCGGGCCAGCGTGCCGCTGTCGGAGATGTTCGGTTACGTCGGAGACCTGCGGTCGAAGACCTCGGGCCGGGCCGTCTACTCGATGACGTTCGAGTCGTACCAAGAGGTGCCCTCGGCCGTCGCCGAAGAGATCATCCAGAAGAACAAGGGCGAATAG
- the rplC gene encoding 50S ribosomal protein L3, which yields MSTTKNVKGLLGKKLGMTQVWDENNKLVPVTVVEIAPNVVTQVRSLEKDGYTAVQIAAGQIDPRKSNKPATGHFDAAGVTPRRHLTEVRTADAAEYALGQELTVDTFEAGQKVDVVGTSKGKGFAGVMKRHNFKGVSASHGAHRNHRKPGSIGASSTPSRVFKGMRMAGRMGGERVTILNLTVHAVDAEKGLLLVKGAVPGARGRIVFVRTAVKGK from the coding sequence ATCAGCACCACCAAGAACGTCAAGGGCCTGCTCGGCAAGAAGCTCGGCATGACCCAGGTCTGGGACGAGAACAACAAGCTCGTCCCCGTCACCGTCGTCGAGATCGCCCCGAACGTCGTGACCCAGGTCCGCTCGCTCGAGAAGGACGGCTACACCGCCGTCCAGATCGCGGCCGGCCAGATCGACCCCCGCAAGTCGAACAAGCCCGCCACGGGTCACTTCGACGCCGCGGGCGTCACGCCCCGCCGCCACCTCACCGAGGTCCGCACCGCCGACGCCGCCGAGTACGCACTCGGTCAAGAGCTCACGGTCGACACCTTCGAAGCCGGCCAGAAGGTCGACGTCGTCGGAACCTCCAAGGGCAAGGGCTTCGCCGGTGTCATGAAGCGTCACAACTTCAAGGGCGTCAGCGCATCGCACGGTGCGCACCGCAACCACCGCAAGCCCGGTTCGATCGGCGCCTCCTCGACCCCCAGCCGTGTCTTCAAGGGCATGCGCATGGCCGGTCGCATGGGTGGCGAGCGCGTCACCATCCTCAACCTCACGGTGCACGCCGTCGACGCCGAGAAGGGTCTGCTGCTCGTCAAGGGCGCCGTCCCCGGTGCTCGTGGCCGCATCGTTTTCGTCCGCACCGCCGTGAAGGGGAAGTAG
- the rpsJ gene encoding 30S ribosomal protein S10: MAGQKIRIRLKSYDHEVIDTSARKIVDTVTRAGATVVGPVPLPTEKNVVVVIRSPHKYKDSREHFEKRTHKRLIDIVDPTPKAVDSLMRLDLPADVNIEIKL, translated from the coding sequence ATGGCGGGACAGAAGATCCGCATCCGACTTAAGTCGTACGACCACGAGGTCATCGACACTTCCGCGCGCAAGATCGTCGACACGGTCACCCGCGCGGGCGCTACGGTCGTCGGCCCCGTGCCGCTCCCGACCGAGAAGAACGTGGTCGTCGTGATCCGTTCGCCCCACAAGTACAAGGACTCGCGCGAGCACTTCGAGAAGCGCACGCACAAGCGCCTCATCGACATCGTCGACCCGACGCCGAAGGCCGTCGACTCGCTCATGCGTCTCGACCTGCCTGCCGACGTCAACATCGAGATCAAGCTGTAG
- the tuf gene encoding elongation factor Tu: MAKAKFERTKPHVNIGTIGHVDHGKTTLTAAITKVLHDKYPTLNTASAFDQIDNSPEEKQRGITINISHVEYQTEKRHYAHVDAPGHADYVKNMITGAAQMDGAILVVAATDGPMPQTREHVLLARQVGVPYIVVALNKADMVDDEEIMELVELEVRELLSSQEFDGDNAPIVQVSALKALEGDEKWAETVAELMNAVDENVPEPVRATDQPFLMPIEDVFTITGRGTVVTGRVERGQLNVNEEVEIVGIRPTVKTTVTGIEMFRKLLDSAQAGDNTGLLLRGTKREDVERGQVVVKPGSVTPHTEFEANVYILSKDEGGRHNPFYANYRPQFYFRTTDVTGVITLPEGTEMVMPGDTTEISVQLIQPIAMEAGLRFAIREGGRTVGAGTVTKINK, encoded by the coding sequence GTGGCTAAGGCCAAGTTCGAGCGGACCAAGCCGCACGTCAACATCGGAACCATCGGTCACGTCGACCACGGCAAGACCACGCTCACCGCGGCGATCACCAAGGTCCTGCACGACAAGTACCCCACTCTCAACACGGCGTCGGCGTTCGACCAGATCGACAACTCGCCCGAAGAGAAGCAGCGCGGCATCACGATCAACATCTCGCACGTCGAGTACCAGACCGAGAAGCGCCACTACGCTCACGTCGACGCTCCCGGCCACGCCGACTACGTCAAGAACATGATCACCGGTGCTGCTCAGATGGACGGCGCGATCCTCGTCGTCGCCGCCACCGACGGTCCCATGCCCCAGACGCGTGAGCACGTGCTGCTCGCCCGCCAGGTCGGCGTGCCCTACATCGTCGTCGCCCTGAACAAGGCCGACATGGTCGATGACGAAGAGATCATGGAGCTCGTCGAGCTCGAGGTCCGCGAGCTCCTCTCGAGCCAGGAGTTCGACGGCGACAACGCCCCGATCGTCCAGGTCTCCGCTCTCAAGGCCCTCGAGGGCGACGAGAAGTGGGCCGAGACGGTCGCCGAGCTGATGAACGCCGTCGACGAGAACGTGCCCGAGCCCGTTCGCGCCACCGACCAGCCCTTCCTCATGCCCATCGAGGACGTCTTCACGATCACCGGTCGTGGCACCGTCGTCACCGGTCGTGTCGAGCGCGGTCAGCTCAACGTCAACGAAGAGGTCGAGATCGTCGGCATCCGCCCGACCGTCAAGACCACCGTCACCGGCATCGAGATGTTCCGCAAGCTGCTCGACTCGGCCCAGGCCGGCGACAACACCGGTCTGCTCCTCCGAGGCACCAAGCGCGAAGACGTCGAGCGCGGCCAGGTCGTCGTCAAGCCCGGTTCGGTCACGCCGCACACCGAGTTCGAGGCGAACGTCTACATCCTGTCGAAGGACGAGGGCGGCCGTCACAACCCGTTCTACGCGAACTACCGCCCGCAGTTCTACTTCCGCACCACCGACGTCACGGGTGTCATCACGCTGCCCGAGGGCACCGAGATGGTCATGCCCGGCGACACGACCGAGATCAGCGTCCAGCTGATCCAGCCCATCGCCATGGAAGCCGGTCTGCGCTTCGCCATCCGCGAGGGTGGTCGCACCGTCGGTGCCGGTACGGTCACCAAGATCAACAAGTAA
- a CDS encoding DUF6121 family protein, producing the protein MSRAVYAVMGTVLFGALVIMVAGFEALLLDRDPIDEPDAGTLLGPLMVAAAVLVVLLSLLRSAALSDARDDRAPEVRGTFPAQPAVFARPGASGGTRSGTGDEVVGPRGPAPHLLVPTIVTAALVYVLMLAVGGVVYGLVREELVWVLLFAARYAVSPFVIGSAICAGLVVGGTLAVSRVDPGHADPRPFD; encoded by the coding sequence ATGTCCCGAGCCGTCTACGCCGTCATGGGCACCGTCCTCTTCGGTGCGCTCGTCATCATGGTCGCGGGCTTCGAGGCGCTCCTGCTCGACCGCGACCCGATCGACGAACCCGACGCCGGCACGTTGCTCGGCCCCCTGATGGTCGCCGCCGCCGTGCTCGTCGTGCTGCTGTCGCTGCTGCGCTCGGCGGCGCTCTCCGACGCCCGCGACGACAGGGCTCCGGAGGTGCGGGGCACGTTCCCCGCCCAGCCCGCCGTGTTCGCCCGCCCGGGCGCCTCGGGTGGGACGCGCTCCGGCACCGGTGACGAGGTGGTCGGCCCCCGAGGGCCCGCACCGCACCTCCTCGTCCCGACGATCGTCACCGCGGCCCTCGTGTACGTCCTGATGCTCGCCGTCGGGGGAGTCGTCTACGGCCTCGTGCGAGAGGAGCTCGTCTGGGTGCTGCTCTTCGCCGCCCGGTACGCCGTGTCGCCGTTCGTGATCGGCTCGGCGATCTGCGCCGGACTCGTCGTCGGGGGCACGCTCGCCGTGTCGCGCGTCGACCCGGGGCACGCCGACCCTCGACCATTTGATTAA
- the rpsL gene encoding 30S ribosomal protein S12: MPTIQQLVRKGRTPKVVKTKAPALRSNPQQRGVCTRVYTTTPKKPNSALRKVARVKLSNGTEVTAYIPGEGHNLQEHSMVLVRGGRVKDLPGVRYKIVRGALDTQAVKNRKQARSLYGAKKDKK, translated from the coding sequence GTGCCAACTATTCAGCAGCTGGTCCGCAAGGGACGTACGCCGAAGGTCGTCAAGACCAAGGCCCCCGCCCTGCGGTCCAACCCCCAGCAGCGTGGCGTGTGCACGCGTGTGTACACCACCACCCCCAAGAAGCCGAACTCCGCGCTCCGCAAGGTCGCCCGTGTGAAGCTCTCGAACGGCACCGAGGTCACCGCCTACATCCCCGGCGAGGGCCACAACCTGCAAGAGCACTCGATGGTGCTCGTGCGCGGCGGTCGTGTCAAAGACCTCCCCGGTGTGCGCTACAAGATCGTCCGTGGCGCCCTCGACACCCAGGCCGTGAAGAACCGCAAGCAGGCTCGCAGCCTCTACGGTGCGAAGAAGGACAAGAAGTAA
- a CDS encoding Rv0909 family putative TA system antitoxin produces MAGFDDITKKAQAFLKDGKVQDALKSEKAEGVSDNILDAVASAADKATGGKHTDKIHQAKEQADKKLGNQ; encoded by the coding sequence ATGGCAGGCTTCGACGACATCACCAAGAAGGCCCAGGCCTTCCTGAAGGACGGCAAGGTGCAGGACGCGCTCAAGAGCGAGAAGGCCGAGGGAGTCAGCGACAACATCCTCGACGCCGTCGCCTCTGCGGCGGACAAGGCCACCGGTGGCAAGCACACCGACAAGATCCACCAGGCGAAAGAGCAGGCCGACAAGAAGCTCGGCAACCAGTAG
- the rpsG gene encoding 30S ribosomal protein S7 produces the protein MPRKGPAPKRPVVADPVYGAPIVSQLVNKILLDGKKGLAERIVYGALAGVTAKNDQDAVATLKKALDNVRPTLEVRSRRVGGSTYQVPVEVKPHRANTLALRWLTSYAKARREKTMTERLMNEILDASNGLGAAVKRREDTHKMAESNKAFAHYRW, from the coding sequence ATGCCTCGTAAAGGACCCGCGCCCAAGCGCCCTGTCGTCGCCGACCCGGTCTACGGTGCGCCGATCGTCAGCCAGCTCGTCAACAAGATCCTCCTCGACGGCAAGAAGGGCCTCGCCGAGCGCATCGTCTACGGTGCTCTCGCCGGCGTCACCGCCAAGAACGACCAAGATGCAGTGGCCACGCTGAAGAAGGCGCTCGACAACGTGCGCCCGACCCTCGAGGTCCGCTCGCGTCGCGTCGGCGGTTCGACCTACCAGGTCCCCGTCGAGGTCAAGCCCCACCGCGCCAACACCCTGGCCCTCCGCTGGCTCACCAGCTACGCCAAGGCTCGTCGCGAGAAGACGATGACCGAGCGTCTCATGAACGAGATCCTCGACGCGTCGAACGGTCTCGGCGCCGCTGTCAAGCGTCGTGAAGACACGCACAAGATGGCCGAGTCGAACAAGGCCTTCGCGCACTACCGCTGGTAA
- a CDS encoding DNA topoisomerase IB yields MPRLRRTDSSRPGLTRVRAGRGFSYRTADGTAVADVELRGRIEHLAIPPAWTDVWISPYDNGHIQATGVDAAGRRQYIYHPTWREQKDRIKFDRALALAESLPTARRFVTRDLRLDGAGRDRVLAAAFRMLDTGSLRVGSERYAQEHGSHGLSTLLCAHATVSGDTVSLAFPGKSGQDWDSEIRDADLASVVRSLKRRGGRARLLAWKADVGGVEEARAAWHPLRATEINEYVKDKAGDEFTAKDFRTLHGTVAAAVSLARSGPQAAASRQARSLAQAMRDAAAVLGNTPAIAKSSYVDPRLVDAYRHGETIDPARLHAAESEVRALLFR; encoded by the coding sequence ATGCCGCGCCTCCGGAGGACCGATTCGAGTCGACCCGGGTTGACCCGGGTCCGGGCCGGACGGGGATTCTCGTACCGCACCGCCGACGGAACGGCCGTCGCCGACGTCGAACTGCGGGGCCGCATCGAGCACCTCGCCATCCCACCGGCCTGGACCGACGTCTGGATCTCTCCGTACGACAACGGCCACATCCAGGCCACGGGCGTGGACGCCGCGGGTCGGCGTCAGTACATCTACCACCCGACCTGGCGTGAGCAGAAGGATCGCATCAAGTTCGACCGTGCGCTCGCCCTCGCCGAGTCGCTGCCGACCGCGCGCCGGTTCGTGACTCGTGACCTCCGTCTCGACGGCGCCGGGCGAGACCGCGTCCTGGCCGCCGCCTTCCGCATGCTCGACACCGGCTCCCTGCGTGTGGGGTCCGAGCGCTACGCGCAGGAGCACGGCAGCCACGGGCTCTCGACCCTGCTCTGTGCGCACGCGACCGTGTCCGGCGACACGGTGTCGCTGGCCTTCCCCGGCAAGAGCGGTCAGGACTGGGACTCCGAGATCCGCGACGCCGACCTGGCCTCCGTCGTCCGCAGCCTGAAACGGCGTGGCGGGCGGGCCCGGTTGCTCGCCTGGAAGGCCGACGTCGGGGGAGTGGAGGAGGCGCGCGCGGCCTGGCACCCGCTGCGAGCGACCGAGATCAACGAGTACGTCAAGGACAAGGCGGGTGACGAGTTCACCGCGAAGGACTTCCGCACCCTGCACGGGACCGTGGCCGCCGCCGTCAGCCTGGCCCGCTCCGGGCCGCAGGCGGCGGCCTCCCGCCAGGCGAGGTCCCTGGCGCAAGCGATGCGCGACGCCGCCGCCGTACTCGGCAACACCCCGGCCATCGCGAAGTCCTCTTATGTCGATCCCCGTCTGGTCGACGCGTACCGTCACGGGGAGACCATCGACCCGGCCCGCCTGCACGCGGCAGAATCCGAGGTCCGGGCGCTGCTGTTCCGCTGA
- the pilM gene encoding type IV pilus assembly protein PilM, translated as MGKNIVGIDIGSRFVRAVEVADVDKAKPTIVRFSEVALPDGAASRGEVIESQTMAGTLKQLWSAGGFKSKRVVLGMGNQRVLARDMTVPKASHKRIREMLPFQVQDMLPVPVADALLDFYPYAEGLGENGPVVHGLLIAAVKDAVLGNVQASKLAGLTTLGVDLIPFSNTRLLVTRPRIAGTVALVEIGHSTTSVIMIADGVPQFVRIIPSGGDDVTQAVATKLEVSAQVAEGIKFGRGLATTVTTPDEQAASAAIFESVNELLGSLRNTIQYYVNTRPTETVAGIMIAGGGAALPGLPEALSEVTRLPVALADPFATVGFAKNLDETALRSRSTDLTVALGLALGSAA; from the coding sequence ATGGGCAAGAACATCGTGGGCATCGACATCGGCAGCCGCTTCGTGCGCGCGGTCGAGGTCGCCGACGTCGACAAGGCGAAGCCGACCATCGTCCGGTTCAGCGAGGTCGCCCTGCCCGACGGTGCCGCGAGCCGCGGCGAGGTCATCGAGTCGCAGACCATGGCCGGCACGCTCAAGCAGCTGTGGTCGGCCGGGGGCTTCAAGAGCAAGCGCGTCGTGCTGGGCATGGGCAACCAGCGGGTGCTCGCGCGCGACATGACGGTGCCGAAGGCCTCGCACAAGCGCATCCGCGAGATGCTGCCGTTCCAGGTGCAGGACATGCTCCCCGTCCCGGTCGCCGACGCCCTGCTCGACTTCTACCCCTACGCCGAAGGGCTCGGCGAGAACGGTCCCGTCGTCCACGGGCTGCTCATCGCGGCGGTCAAGGACGCGGTCCTCGGCAACGTGCAGGCCAGCAAGCTCGCCGGCCTGACCACGCTGGGGGTCGACCTGATCCCGTTCTCGAACACGCGCCTCCTCGTCACCCGCCCGCGCATCGCGGGCACGGTCGCGCTCGTCGAGATCGGTCACAGCACGACCTCGGTCATCATGATCGCCGACGGCGTCCCGCAGTTCGTCCGCATCATCCCCTCGGGCGGTGACGACGTCACGCAGGCCGTCGCGACGAAGCTCGAAGTCTCGGCCCAGGTCGCCGAGGGCATCAAGTTCGGCCGCGGCCTCGCCACGACCGTCACGACTCCCGACGAGCAGGCCGCGTCGGCCGCGATCTTCGAGTCCGTCAACGAGTTGCTCGGCAGCCTGCGCAACACGATCCAGTACTACGTCAACACCCGCCCGACCGAGACCGTCGCGGGCATCATGATCGCCGGCGGGGGAGCGGCCCTGCCGGGCCTGCCCGAGGCGCTCAGCGAGGTCACCCGCCTGCCGGTCGCCCTCGCCGACCCGTTCGCGACGGTGGGCTTCGCGAAGAACCTCGACGAGACCGCCCTGCGGTCGCGGTCGACCGACCTGACCGTGGCCCTCGGCCTGGCCCTGGGGAGCGCAGCATGA
- a CDS encoding DarT ssDNA thymidine ADP-ribosyltransferase family protein, translated as MTDECIHGFERELCDICAPRKREGVADGMPSTAARSVTTRRRPSNRKPESLRSTPALARDSAAVAVAAQSAATPVPEFSTQRAYHWTHVSNLPAILEAGALQAGATPVLDVSSEATRALRASVTTASGQPVAAHVPFSLSPHATAWDAVRTGAEGYEWSDAAREARAIDFVMLVVPVASLGDDFVVTEGDAAVEGVRAAAGLDDASSMVRRFSLKDPDLLGPEVLVPGSVPFSSVTLVGVPNDKVRDAVKDTLADLGADAPRVAVYPPWFRPAPVVEAV; from the coding sequence GTGACTGACGAGTGCATCCACGGATTCGAGCGAGAGTTGTGCGACATCTGTGCTCCCCGCAAGCGCGAGGGCGTCGCCGACGGCATGCCCTCGACCGCCGCACGGTCGGTCACCACCCGCCGCCGCCCCTCCAACCGCAAGCCCGAGTCGTTGCGCAGCACGCCCGCGCTCGCCCGTGACTCGGCCGCCGTGGCCGTGGCCGCCCAGTCGGCTGCCACTCCCGTCCCCGAGTTCTCGACCCAGCGCGCCTACCACTGGACCCACGTGTCGAACCTGCCCGCCATCCTCGAGGCCGGTGCCCTGCAGGCGGGTGCGACTCCCGTGCTCGACGTCAGCTCCGAGGCCACGCGGGCCCTCCGCGCCTCCGTCACGACCGCTTCGGGTCAGCCCGTCGCCGCCCACGTGCCGTTTTCGCTGTCGCCTCACGCGACCGCCTGGGACGCCGTCCGTACCGGCGCCGAGGGCTACGAGTGGTCCGATGCCGCACGCGAGGCCCGCGCCATCGACTTCGTCATGCTCGTCGTGCCCGTCGCCTCGCTCGGCGACGACTTCGTCGTGACCGAGGGCGACGCAGCCGTCGAGGGCGTCCGCGCGGCCGCGGGGCTGGACGACGCCTCGTCGATGGTCCGCCGTTTCAGCCTGAAGGACCCCGACCTGCTCGGACCCGAGGTGCTCGTCCCCGGCTCGGTGCCCTTTTCCTCGGTGACCCTCGTAGGCGTCCCGAACGACAAGGTCCGCGACGCCGTGAAGGACACGCTCGCCGACCTGGGTGCCGACGCACCGCGCGTCGCCGTCTACCCGCCGTGGTTCCGGCCGGCCCCGGTCGTCGAAGCGGTCTGA